Proteins from a single region of Salvelinus sp. IW2-2015 linkage group LG4p, ASM291031v2, whole genome shotgun sequence:
- the brca2 gene encoding breast cancer type 2 susceptibility protein isoform X5, whose amino-acid sequence MVDISGSIFSETPSKSYRTRLHGDSFGLLDTPKPSMQAHSAKRISESLGAQLDPDMSWTSSLNTPVMSPTIILTKSEEHRTMCPVRIATEEQVMFVRKLFPSAMESGSTMLSPEQNDRPLCQHNGPDSHLPGVIDISPGFQDTLPGDSGSHWKQTLPDAIEDGEIRSTVAGVLDGAEDVLSIFFSNRSLALQRVKTKERIKRKQSGATKEHVPTSTMEHDKVSSERAGEYQHTGETSEPLESRTDMKSGDLATSQWTPINVPDISGYDMDSFHHEGSSSTNHIIPQDGISETFRDFTGSQQPDGGFSKQTVQVESALSRRTLPYTSQPEGSQLTGSVVESALQHTFPRKTRTFVYCVKNPLLSVQEKYVTQMLPASPGTAPRGENQNIKQSETIPNEAEFNHLNKTALDGKKPLVQQKSATEENIVSQAPTKDPDLDMSQLCRVFAQDFSQVVDYSQPCSKRADAIKNGFSASACLLAMRLRNRKQLNKLEWGQKPEHLNSGISDEMHISGSQFSNSANTSRMKSTLCDSGFPPSTLSDVTQTESSHVHPSSEKSYGNQSSRGFETGNNWIISLPPEAIKKAKASLDDLTEENMTDVVTAASEVKAVLSCVTGSQLSTEVKFISPLNIAKRSKQTSVKLNGQVHVQTPRSVNVSVSSHPGSGFKMASNKKIHFFSANLEKDKDLFKEIEDEIPAVNIPEISLPEEGNMSCGLELVDGSHLPPLLYTHQRSVDSQGPLTASQRADVSELCSLLEAADSQFEFTQFKPAKLNFYVPDGSPPRQSEKELGPDFLTGIDFDDSFNSDVEKQSVKMATPDKNTTISHCKEICQVTTTKIKSSGASSSNSTEKPKEHVIHRRVLYIPSYSSENIAERSFGLLTKTTNKNHLLDMDTNTSGMECESKDLPKLGVGFKTAGGNAMIVSEKCLSKARALFADFEGKNCAPKCAVKNPEQVETSPVQYRGEVDTNVDSNVTHFHGPEKKVDLKEPRDEYIDKIKVDFTHSHKHGDGGFQTASGKGVTISAKALQKANAVFKDCDAMEGAGCASEKLSKTSVVSETGSNNFERNNCGFSTARGKRVDVSAKSLLKARTLLNDCDELDNSKPGKIPSLNAKIPSQNIPQKSDCDFKKPSSKAASISAKIPFTAETPFDGGTSHDVLGAKSKMLEPENSQTHAKDPLKNGCGFSTASGKRVSVSEGALLKAQALLSECHVDGEELSKPKKKITVDLHTIQNPTQKHSGFKTATVSEVTVSPKVHKQAKAVFNNCDSNMDSLISAEAKQGNIDVKSADGLMNNPGKSYCAFMTAGGKNVHVSEKGILKAKSILNENLDNCTDSNAIEEAWFSDGRFSLLTEDGTGVKKGAGNKSNSSDLNDDEKSCDFSTAGGRTVHMSDGALQKAKSILNECDVIENPQPENGHKVHLEKIPTKETHEISHGSTASGKGVFISEKALQEACEDTLASDTDPHKRSEANRPLKVPTPHINVQRVPVKAVRLEDREVIQTIVGMACQSSSVECQAESSLLHFESLGFSGCSVTQRRYFAQEAMDCTKALLEDEDLTDHCPGTPIQANPMSCKGGFEMRSGIVKRSAEDLGMTDQPPLKRRLLTKFDRTVDCSRRSELTPAKSSSDGIFKDRRVFKYNVALQPNVTRPYRANQRCVDTRLNKTEPQKTTSDPTAEDRKPVSSKTAVFVPPFRKNVKLEPQRSSGLKDKTRAPGVFVSPFRKDNRVTREGSFKPSEDNHSPFISEMPSKTTSVPLPEYNPITDTGSDNAKESIKEQDPQNIDKTDLGDDGGHCLPVTLGGEDATAEESIAGQLAPDGTLLDVVYDAECLQLARDMQDMRIKKKKRQTIRPLPGSLYLAKTSGVARLTLREAVGGRHPVQHTHKQLYGYGVHRHVSDISSESAEAFRFVCRHFFRREAFVEGCIQLADGGWLIPRNDGTAGKHEFHRALCDSPGVDPKLISEAWVFNNYRWVVWKQACMERAFPAVMGSLCLTPEQVLLQLKYRYDLEVDNSKRSALRKIMERDDTAVKTMVLCVCGVVTKGHNSTRQSWSETKTKTPPGSAAGSKATSSPVGLIWLTDGWYAIKAQLDVPLTAMLRRGRLAIGGKVLVHGAELVGSQDACSPLEAPDSLMLKIRANGTRVARWYTRLGFYSNPSPFLLPLSSLYSNGGPVGCVDIVVLRSYPTQWMEKKSDGGFAFRAGRAEEREARRHGDAKHKAMEILFAKIQAQFEKEDVCGKPRGRRRTLRGRDIETLLDGEELYDAVENDPVYLEGRLSEQQREALNSYRRCVGERRQAALQERFRQALESTQEGEGGSCHNRDVTPIWKLSVADSRAKPGSNAVYLLNIWRPSMDLQSLLKEGCRYKAYKLSTSEGKKRAGNTSIQLTATKKTQFQNLQASAGWLSERFQAREAVGFRVLLNRDLKPLCGEVDLVGYVISITDRQGHSPVVYLVDGWLDFVKVRCCSSLVQQGLEEVVKPLALVALSNLQLRAHPSSPTPIRSAIPGLYAGELVSFSTNPKEPHLQEAATQLRTLVQGQEHFFRTAEERLSNLVQGSAQCLPPPPWTPGWKADAKPDARTTMTPQQSVRSVGPFTPLNRVVPPPPACSSGGDNKDPKSLKRKRCLEYLCRVPSPPPLCPLGTMTLPSPSVNKTFNTPRRTETHRILKTPLAPAPQHVHLPLEDEWVEDEELVMIDTQALHDGIGIDT is encoded by the exons ATGGTTGACATCAGTGGTTCTATTTTCAGCGAGACCCCCAGTAAATCCTATAGAACAAGGCTGCATGGAGACAGTTTTG GGCTGCTTGACACACCGAAACCCTCTATG CAGGCACACTCTGCCAAACGTATATCTGAAAGTCTTGGTGCACAGTTAGACCCTGATATGTCCTGGACCAGTTCTCTCAATACACCTGTCATGTCGCCCACCATCATTTTGA CTAAAAGTGAGGAGCATAGGACTATGTGCCCAGTAAGAATTGCTACCGAAGAGCAGGTTATG TTTGTGCGAAAGCTTTTCCCCTCGGCCATGGAGTCTGGAAGCACAATGCTGTCACCAGAACAGAATGATAGACCTCTCTGTCAACACAATG GACCGGATTCCCACTTGCCTGGTGTGATTGACATCTCCCCTGGCTTTCAAGACACGCTACCTGGTGACAGTGGCAGCCATTGGAAACAGACTTTACCAGACGCTATTGAGGACGGAGAAATCCGCAGCACTGTGGCCGGTGTCCTAGATGGAGCTGAGGATGTCCTCTCCATATTCTTCAGCAACAGAAGTTTGGCTTTACAAAGGGTGAAGACCAAAGAGAGAATCAAAAGGAAGCAAAGTGGCGCAACTAAGGAACACGTACCTACTTCTACAATGGAACATGACAAAGTATCcagtgagagagcaggagaatACCAACACACTGGGGAAACCTCTGAGCCTCTTGAGTCCAGGACTGACATGAAGTCTGGGGATTTGGCGACTTCTCAGTGGACGCCAATAAATGTACCTGATATTTCAGGCTATGATATGGATTCATTTCACCATGAGGGGTCTTCCTCTACTAATCACATAATTCCACAAGATGGCATAAGTGAAACATTCCGTGACTTCACTGGGAGCCAGCAGCCGGATGGCGGTTTCTCTAAGCAGACTGTCCAGGTGGAGTCTGCCCTTTCCAGAAGAACATTACCATACACCAGCCAGCCAGAGGGATCTCAATTGACAGGGTCTGTAGTCGAAAGCGCTCTGCAACACACCTTTCCcaggaaaacaaggacatttgtttaCTGTGTCAAAAATCCACTTCTGTCAGTGCAAGAAAAATATGTTACTCAGATGTTACCTGCATCACCTGGAACTGCTCCCAGAG GTGAAAATCAGAACATAAAACAAAGTGAAACCATACCAAATGAAGCGGAGTTTAATCATCTTAACAAAACTGCCTTGGATGGGAAAAAGCCGCTAGTTCAGCAGAAAAGTGCAACTGAAGAAAATATTGTTTCACAAGCACCGACCAAAGACCCTGATCTTGATATGTCACAGCTTTGCAGGGTATTTGCGCAAGATTTTAGCCAAGTAGTTGACTACAGTCAACCATGCAGCAAAAGAGCAGATGCTATTAAAAATGGCTTCTCTGCATCAGCTTGTCTCTTAGCAATGAGACTAAGGAACAGAAAACAGTTGAATAAACTAGAATGGGGCCAGAAACCTGAACATCTTAACTCTGGCATCAGTGATGAAATGCATATTTCTGGTTCTCAGTTTAGCAACTCTGCAAACACGTCTAGAATGAAGAGTACATTGTGTGATAGCGGCTTCCCCCCCTCCACCCTTTCTGATGTCACACAAACAGAATCATCCCATGTTCACCCTAGCTCTGAAAAAAGTTATGGAAATCAGTCATCTAGAGGGTTTGAAACGGGTAACAACTGGATTATCTCTTTGCCTCCAGAAGCAATAAAGAAAGCAAAAGCATCATTGGATGACTTAACTGAGGAAAATATGACTGATGTTGTTACTGCTGCCAGTGAAGTGaaagctgtgttgtcatgtgtgacAGGAAGCCAACTGTCCACAGAAGTGAAGTTCATTAGTCCACTCAACATTGCCAAAAGGTCAAAGCAAACCAGCGTAAAATTGAATGGTCAAGTTCATGTTCAGACCCCTCGGAGCGTCAATGTTTCGGTTTCCTCACACCCTGGGTCTGGTTTCAAAATGGCCTCCAataagaagatacattttttttcagcAAATCTGGAGAAAGACAAGGATCTGTTTAAGGAGATTGAGGATGAAATACCTGCAGTCAATATTCCTGAGATAAGCCTTCCTGAGGAAGGCAACATGTCATGTGGATTGGAGCTTGTTGATGGATCTCATTTACCACCTCTACTCTATACACACCAGAGGTCTGTTGATAGCCAAGGTCCGTTGACAGCCTCACAGAGAGCTGATGTTTCAGAATTGTGCAGTCTCTTAGAAGCTGCAGACAGCCAATTTGAGTTCACACAGTTTAAACCAGCAAAGCTGAACTTCTATGTACCAGATGGTAGCCCCCCTCGTCAATCTGAGAAAGAATTGGGTCCCGACTTTCTCACTGGCATAGATTTCGATGACAGTTTCAACTCTGATGTTGAGAAGCAATCTGTGAAGATGGCCACCCCTGACAAAAATACAACTATTTCTCATTGCAAGGAAATTTGCCAAGTAACAAccaccaaaattaaatctagtgGGGCATCATCCAGCAATTCAACAGAGAAACCCAAAGAACATGTTATCCACAGAAGAGTACTTTACATTCCCAGTTATAGCTCTGAAAACATAGCTGAGCGTTCCTTTGGTTTGTTGACAAAAACCACAAACAAGAACCATCTACTCGATATGGATACGAACACCAGTGGAATGGAGTGTGAAAGCAAAGATCTCCCCAAGTTGGGTGTGGGTTTTAAAACTGCTGGCGGAAATGCTATGATAGTTTCAGAGAAGTGTCTGAGCAAAGCAAGGGCCTTGTTTGCAGATTTTGAGGGAAAAAACTGTGCACCCAAGTGTGCAGTAAAGAATCCGGAACAAGTTGAAACGTCACCTGTTCAATATAGAGGCGAAGTTGATACAAATGTTGATTCAAATGTGACACATTTTCATGGCCCTGAAAAGAAAGTAGATCTGAAGGAACCACGTGATGAATACATTGACAAGATTAAAGTGGACTTTACACATTCTCACAAACATGGGGATGGTGGATTCCAGACAGCCAGTGGTAAAGGAGTGACCATCTCGGCAAAGGCCCTTCAAAAAGCAAATGCAGTCTTCAAAGACTGTGACGCTATGGAAGGTGCAGGTTGTGCATCAGAAAAGCTGAGCAAAACAAGTGTTGTATCAGAGACTGGCAGTAATAATTTTGAGAGAAACAATTGTGGCTTCAGCACTGCTCGAGGGAAGAGAGTTGATGTTTCTGCAAAATCTCTACTGAAGGCAAGGACTCTCCTGAATGACTGTGATGAATTGGACAATTCTAAGCCAGGGAAAATCCCCAGCTTGAATGCAAAGATACCAAGTCAGAATATTCCGCAGAAAAGTGACTGTGATTTTAAGAAACCCAGTAGTAAAGCAGCCTCCATATCAGCAAAGATCCCTTTTACAGCAGAAACTCCATTTGATGGTGGCACGTCACATGATGTTCTAGGGGCAAAGAGCAAAATGCTCGAACCAGAGAATTCTCAAACCCATGCCAAAGATCCTTTGAAAAATGGATGTGGATTCAGTACTGCCAGTGGTAAAAGAGTGTCTGTGTCCGAAGGGGCACTGTTGAAAGCACAGGCTCTTTTGAGTGAATGTCATGTAGATGGAGAGGAACTTTCTAAACCAAAGAAAAAAATCACAGTAGATCTTCATACCATTCAGAATCCAACACAGAAGCACAGTGGATTTAAGACTGCAACTGTCTCAGAAGTTACCGTATCACCTAAGGTCCATAAGCAAGCAAAGGCTGTTTTCAACAACTGCGATTCCAATATGGACAGCTTAATCAGTGCTGAAGCAAAGCAAGGGAATATAGACGTAAAGTCGGCGGATGGTCTGATGAACAATCCAGGGAAAAGCTATTGTGCCTTCATGACAGCTGGTGGAAAGAATGTGCATGTATCTGAAAAGGGTATTTTGAAGGCGAAGAGCATTCTGAATGAAAACCTTGATAACTGCACAGACTCAAATGCCATTGAGGAGGCTTGGTTTTCAGATGGTAGATTTTCGTTACTCACTGAAGATGGTACAGGTGTCAAAAAAGGAGCAGGGAACAAATCAAATTCTTCTGACCTCAACGATGATGAAAAGAGCTGTGATTTCAGCACTGCCGGTGGCAGGACTGTGCATATGTCCGATGGAGCACTCCAGAAAGCAAAGTCTATTCTGAACGAATGTGATGTAATTGAAAATCCACAACCTGAGAATGGCCACAAAGTGCATCTGGAAAAGATTCCAACAAAGGAAACGCATGAAATCTCTCATGGTAGCACAGCTAGTGGGAAAGGGGTGTTTATTTCAGAGAAGGCACTTCAAGAAGCATGTGAGGATACCCTTGCCAGTGATACTGACCCTCACAAAAGATCTGAAGCAAATAGGCCACTGAAGGTCCCTACTCCCCATATTAATGTTCAGCGTGTGCCGGTCAAAGCAGTCCGACTGGAGGACCGCGAAGTGATCCAGACCATTGTTGGAATGGCATGTCAGTCTTCATCTGTGGAATGTCAAGCGGAGTCTtccttgttacattttgaatcccTTGGATTCAGTGGCTGCTCTGTGACTCAGAGGAGGTACTTTGCCCAGGAGGCCATGGATTGTACCAAGGCTCTTTTAGAGGACGAAGACTTGACCGATCATTGTCCTGGAACACCAATCCAAGCTAACCCCATGTCCTGCAAGGGGGGTTTTGAGATGAGAAGTGGAATTGTGAAAAGGTCGGCAGAGGATTTAGGGATGACAg ACCAGCCTCCTCTGAAAAGAAGACTCTTGACCAAATTCGACAGAACTGTGGATTGTAGTAGACGGTCAGAACTCACTCCAGCTAAAAGCAGTTCAGATG GTATATTTAAAGACAGGAGAGTCTTCAAATATAATGTGGCTCTTCAACCTAATGTCACCAGGCCATATCG CGCTAACCAGAGATGTGTAGACACAAGGCTGAATAAGACCGAGCCACAGAAGACAACGTCAGATCCAACCGCCGAAGACCGTAAACCAGTTAGCTCCAAGACAGCTGTATTTGTCCCCCCATTCCGGAAGAATGTCAAGCTTGAGCCACAGAGGAGCAGTGGTCTTAAGGACAAGACTAGAGCACCTGGTGTGTTTGTTTCCCCGTTTCGAAAAGACAACCGCGTAACCAGGGAGGGTTCCTTTAAGCCTTCAGAAGATAATCATTCTCCCTTCATCTCTGAAATGCCTTCCAAGACCACATCTGTTCCACTTCCTGAGTACAACCCCATCACTGACACTGGTAGTGATAACGCAAAGGAGTCCATTAAGGAACAGGACCCACAAAATATTGACAAAACGGACCTAGGCGATGATGGTGGCCATTGCCTTCCTGTCACCCTAGGAGGAGAGGATGCCACTGCAGAGGAGTCTATTGCAGGTCAGCTAGCCCCTGACGGTACCCTTCTAGACGTTGTTTATG atgcaGAGTGCTTGCAGCTGGCCCGAGACATGCAGGACATGAGAATCAAGAAGAAGAAGCGGCAGACCATTAGACCTCTCCCTGGCAGCCTGTACCTGGCCAAGACATCTGGGGTGGCCAGGCTGACCCTCAGGGAGGCTGTTGGAGGTCGGCACccggtacaacacacacacaaacag CTGTATGGCTACGGAGTGCACCGGCATGTTTCGGATATCAGCAGTGAGAGTGCCGAGGCGTTCCGCTTTGTCTGCCGACACTTCTTCAGACGCGAGGCGTTTGTAGAGGGGTGCATTCAGCTGGCCGACGGGGGTTGGCTCATCCCTCGCAACGATGGAACCGCAGGGAAACATGAGTTCCACAG AGCGTTGTGTGACAGCCCTGGCGTGGACCCCAAGCTGATCAGTGAGGCCTGGGTGTTCAACAACTACCGCTGGGTGGTGTGGAAACAGGCCTGCATGGAGAGGGCATTCCCAGCAGTGATGGGCAGCCTCTGTCTCACACCAGAACAGGTGCTCCTACAACTGAAATACAG gtacgACTTGGAGGTGGACAACAGCAAGAGGTCCGCTCTAAGGAAGATCATGGAGAGAGACGACACGGCagtcaagaccatggtgctttgtGTATGTGGTGTTGTCACCAAAGGCCATAACTCAACAAG GCAGAGCTGGAGTGAGACCAAGACCAAAACACCACCCGGGAGCGCCGCAGGGTCTAAAGCGACGTCGTCCCCAGTAGGCTTGATCTGGCTGACGGATGGCTGGTACGCCATCAAGGCCCAGCTGGACGTCCCACTGACCGCCATGCTCCGCCGGGGCCGCCTGGCGATTGGGGGGAAGGTGCTGGTCCACGGGGCCGAGCTGGTGGGATCTCAGGATGCCTGCTCCCCACTAGAGGCTCCCGACTCCCTCATGCTGAAG ATTAGGGCCAACGGCACCAGAGTGGCGCGTTGGTACACCAGGCTAGGGTTCTACAGCAACCCTAGTccgttcctcctccccctctcctccctctacagcAACGGAGGCCCCGTGGGCTGTGTGGACATTGTGGTGCTGAGGAGCTACCCTACCCAG tGGATGGAGAAGAAGTCGGACGGAGGGTTTGCGTTCCGCGCAGGCcgtgcagaggagagggaggcgcgGCGTCACGGGGACGCCAAACACAAAGCCATGGAGATCCTGTTCGCCAAGATCCAGGCCCAGTTTGAGAAGGAGGACG TTTGCGGTAAACCCAGAGGCCGGAGACGGACCCTGCGTGGTCGAGACATTGAGACACTGCTGGACGGGGAGGAGCTGTACGACGCGGTGGAGAATGACCCAGTTTATCTGGAG GGCCGTCTGAGTGAGCAGCAACGGGAGGCGTTGAACAGCTATAGGCGTTGTGTTGGTGAGAGGAGGCAAGCGGCACTGCAGGAGCGGTTCCGCCAGGCTCTGGAAAGCACCCAGGAGGGCGAGGGCGGGAGCTGTCACAACCGAGACGTGACCCCCATCTGGAAGCTCAGCGTCGCTGACTCCAGGGCCAAGCCGGGCAGCAATG CAGTGTACCTGTTGAATATCTGGCGCCCCTCCATGGATCTGCAGTCCTTGCTGAAGGAGGGCTGTCGATACAAGGCCTACAAACTATCCACGTCGGAGGGCAAGAAACGGGCCGGTAACACCTCCATTCAGCTCACCGCCACCAAGAAAACCCAGTTCCAGAATTTACAG GCTTCTGCAGGGTGGTTGTCTGAGCGTTTCCAAGCCCGAGAGGCGGTTGGCTTTCGCGTTCTCCTGAACCGGGACTTAAAGCCGCTCTGTGGAGAGGTGGATCTGGTAGGCTACGTCATCTCCATCACAGACAGACAAG GTCACTCTCCAGTGGTGTATCTAGTGGATGGCTGGCTGGACTTTGTCAAGGTGCGCTGCTGCAGCAGTCTGGTCCAGCAGGGCTTGGAGGAGGTGGTCAAGCCTCTGGCTCTGGTGGCTCTCAGTAACCTTCAGCTCCGagcccatccctcctcccccacccctaTCCGCAGCGCCATCCCTGGCCTATACGCTGGAGAACTGGTCTCGTTTTCCACCAACCCCAAGGAGCCACATCTACAGGAGGCTGCCACTCAACTCAGAACCCTTGTCCAG GGCCAGGAACACTTCTTCAGGACTGCAGAGGAGAGGTTATCTAACTTAGTCCAGGGGTCTGCCCAGTGTCTTCCTCCGCCGCCATGGACTCCAGGCTGGAAAGCAGATGCCAAACCAGATGCCAGGACTACT ATGACACCCCAGCAGTCAGTTCGAAGCGTTGGCCCCTTCACCCCCCTGAACAGGGTCGTCCCCCCTCCACCCGCCTGCTCCTCCGGGGGGGACAACAAAGACCCCAAGAGCCTGAAAAGAAAGAGGTGCCTGGAGTACCTGTGTCgtgtcccctctccccctccactctGCCCCTTGGGCACCATGACCTTACCCTCGCCGTCCGTCAACAAGACCTTCAACACACCTCGCAGGACCGAGACCCACCGGATCCTAAAGACACCTTTGGCCCCCGCTCCACAGCATGTCCACCTGCCCCTAGAGGATGAGTGGGTGGAGGATGAAGAGCTGGTCATGATTGACACTCAGGCCCTACACGATGGCATAGGGATAGACACGTGA